One genomic window of Azospirillum thermophilum includes the following:
- the hflX gene encoding GTPase HflX, whose amino-acid sequence MGHHTNLQAGRSGLARTGSGRALVLHPVLRSREQDSPRSPEASLEEAVGLARAIDLEVVHAAVVKVSRPQPATLLGGGAVEQAGRLMEEARGRDEDIDLVIVDHALSPVQQRNLEKAFGAKVIDRTGLILEIFGARARTHEGQLQVELAALSYQKSRLVRSWTHLERQRGGFGFIGGPGESQLEIDRRLIAGRIDKLKRELDEVRRTRGLHRKARAKVPYPVVVLVGYTNAGKSTLFNRMAGADVFAKDLLFATLDPTMRAIGLPTGRKVILSDTVGFISDLPTHLVAAFRATLEEVQSADIILHVRDIAHPDSEAQKADVDGVLRDLGIDPQQDPRVVEVANKIDLLDAQGREAVLARAERSGSLCAVSATTGEGLDTLAALLDRRMTAGRKLVEMDIELSDGATLAWLYANGEVQGRRDDDRLAHLQVAIEPALLARLEQRLAA is encoded by the coding sequence ATGGGACATCACACCAATCTTCAAGCCGGCCGGTCCGGCCTTGCGCGCACCGGCAGCGGACGCGCGCTCGTCCTCCACCCCGTCCTGCGAAGCAGGGAGCAGGACAGCCCCCGCAGCCCCGAGGCCAGCCTCGAGGAGGCGGTCGGTCTCGCCCGCGCCATCGATCTGGAGGTCGTCCACGCGGCGGTCGTCAAGGTCAGCCGGCCGCAGCCGGCAACCCTGCTGGGCGGCGGCGCCGTCGAGCAGGCCGGCCGCCTGATGGAAGAGGCGCGCGGGCGGGACGAGGACATCGACCTCGTCATCGTCGACCACGCCCTGTCGCCGGTCCAGCAGCGCAACCTGGAAAAGGCCTTCGGTGCCAAGGTGATCGACCGCACCGGCCTGATCCTGGAGATCTTCGGCGCCCGTGCCCGCACCCACGAAGGCCAGCTCCAGGTCGAGCTGGCGGCGCTCAGCTATCAGAAGTCCCGCCTCGTCCGCTCCTGGACCCACCTGGAACGGCAGCGCGGCGGCTTCGGCTTCATCGGTGGTCCCGGTGAATCGCAGCTCGAGATCGACCGGCGTCTGATCGCCGGCCGCATCGACAAGCTGAAGAGGGAACTGGACGAGGTGCGGCGGACCCGCGGCCTGCACCGCAAGGCGCGCGCCAAGGTGCCGTACCCCGTGGTGGTGCTGGTCGGCTATACCAACGCCGGCAAGTCCACCCTGTTCAACCGGATGGCCGGGGCGGACGTCTTCGCCAAGGACCTGCTGTTCGCGACGCTCGATCCCACCATGCGCGCCATCGGGCTGCCGACCGGCCGCAAGGTGATCCTGTCCGACACGGTGGGCTTCATCTCGGACCTGCCGACCCATCTGGTCGCCGCCTTCCGCGCGACGCTGGAGGAGGTGCAGTCGGCGGACATCATCCTGCATGTCCGCGACATCGCCCATCCCGACAGCGAAGCCCAGAAGGCGGATGTGGATGGCGTGCTGCGGGATCTCGGCATCGATCCGCAGCAGGACCCGCGGGTGGTCGAGGTCGCCAACAAGATCGACCTGCTGGACGCGCAGGGCCGCGAGGCCGTGCTCGCCCGGGCGGAGCGGTCCGGCAGCCTGTGCGCCGTCTCCGCCACGACGGGGGAGGGGCTGGACACCCTGGCGGCCCTGCTCGACCGCCGGATGACCGCCGGGCGCAAGCTGGTGGAGATGGACATCGAGCTGTCCGACGGCGCGACGCTCGCCTGGCTCTACGCCAACGGCGAGGTGCAGGGCCGCCGCGACGACGATCGCCTCGCCCACCTGCAGGTCGCCATCGAGCCGGCGCTTCTCGCCCGGCTGGAACAGCGGCTCGCGGCTTGA
- the chvE gene encoding multiple monosaccharide ABC transporter substrate-binding protein yields MKSPVFAIAGLAIGLFAAMAPTGQTALAQDKGTVGIAMPTKSSARWIADGSNMAKYFQEKGYKTDLQYAEDDIPNQLAQIENMVTKNVKVLVIAAIDGTTLTEVLQNAADRGIKVLAYDRLIRNSSNVDYYATFDNFRVGVLQGGYIEQALGLKEGKGPFTIELFGGSPDDNNAYFFYNGAMSVLKPYIDSGKLKVASGQMGMDKVSTLRWDGATAQARMDNLLSAYYGNRRLDAVLSPYDGISIGIISSLKGVGYGTPQQPMPVVTGQDAEIPSMKSILAGEQRSTVFKDTRELAKVTVQMVEALMSGGAPPVNDTKTYDNGKKVVPSYLLKPVSVDASNWKQVLVDSGYYKESEIR; encoded by the coding sequence ATGAAATCCCCAGTATTCGCGATCGCCGGGCTGGCGATCGGCCTGTTCGCCGCGATGGCCCCGACCGGGCAGACGGCGCTGGCCCAGGACAAGGGCACAGTCGGCATCGCCATGCCGACCAAATCCTCGGCCCGCTGGATCGCCGACGGCAGCAACATGGCCAAGTACTTCCAGGAAAAGGGGTACAAGACCGACCTGCAATATGCCGAGGACGACATCCCCAACCAGCTCGCCCAGATCGAGAACATGGTCACCAAGAACGTGAAGGTTCTGGTGATCGCCGCGATCGACGGGACGACGCTGACCGAGGTGCTGCAGAACGCGGCGGACCGCGGCATCAAGGTGCTGGCCTACGACCGGCTGATCCGCAATTCCTCCAACGTCGACTACTACGCGACCTTCGACAATTTCCGGGTCGGCGTCCTGCAGGGCGGCTACATCGAGCAGGCGCTGGGCCTGAAGGAGGGCAAGGGCCCCTTCACCATCGAGCTGTTCGGCGGCTCGCCCGACGACAACAACGCCTACTTCTTCTACAACGGCGCGATGTCCGTCCTGAAGCCCTACATCGACAGCGGCAAGCTGAAGGTGGCCAGCGGCCAGATGGGCATGGACAAGGTCTCCACCCTGCGCTGGGACGGCGCCACCGCCCAGGCGCGCATGGACAATCTGCTGAGCGCCTATTACGGCAACCGCCGGCTGGACGCGGTGCTGTCGCCCTATGACGGGATCAGCATCGGCATCATCTCCTCGCTGAAGGGCGTGGGATACGGCACGCCGCAGCAGCCGATGCCGGTGGTGACCGGCCAGGACGCCGAGATCCCCTCGATGAAGTCGATCCTGGCGGGCGAGCAGCGCTCCACCGTCTTCAAGGACACGCGCGAGCTGGCGAAGGTGACGGTGCAGATGGTCGAGGCGCTGATGAGCGGCGGCGCCCCGCCGGTCAACGACACCAAGACCTATGACAACGGCAAGAAGGTCGTGCCGTCCTACCTGCTGAAGCCGGTCAGCGTCGACGCGTCGAACTGGAAACAGGTCCTGGTCGACAGCGGTTACTACAAGGAAAGCGAGATCCGCTGA
- the mmsA gene encoding multiple monosaccharide ABC transporter ATP-binding protein produces the protein MDTILEMRGITKTFPGVKALDNVNLSVREGEIHALIGENGAGKSTLMKVLSGVYPHGSYGGEIRYRGREMAFRTIADSERQGIIIIHQELALVPLLSITENLFLGNEQARRGVIDWSAATLRARGLLRTVGLNEPPETLITDLGVGKQQLVEIAKALAKEVKLLILDEPTASLNESDSDALLSLLLQFKRRGISSILISHKLNEIAKVADRVTILRDGTTVETLDCHHGPISQDRIIRGMVGRELSDRYPRRDHRPGDVLFEVKDWNADHPVHPGRRVVKDVNLTVRRGEVVGIAGLMGAGRTEFAMSLFGRSYGQNIRGRAYLDGREIDVSTISRAMRNGLAYATEDRKHYGLVLDNDIRHNVTLANLNGVAKGGVIDHEREIRVAEDFRRRLRIRCSGIFQQTVNLSGGNQQKVVLSKWLFADPQVLILDEPTRGIDVGAKYEIYTIVNQLVAEGRGVILISSEMPELLGVADRIYVMNEGALVAEMPAAEASQEKIMRAIMSSGETLQ, from the coding sequence ATGGACACGATCCTCGAAATGCGCGGAATCACCAAGACGTTCCCGGGCGTCAAGGCGCTCGACAACGTCAACCTGTCGGTCCGCGAAGGCGAAATCCACGCCCTGATCGGCGAGAACGGCGCGGGCAAATCCACGCTGATGAAGGTGCTGAGCGGGGTCTATCCGCACGGCAGCTACGGCGGCGAGATCCGGTACCGCGGCCGGGAGATGGCGTTCCGCACCATCGCCGACAGCGAGCGGCAGGGCATCATCATCATCCACCAGGAACTGGCGCTGGTGCCGCTGCTGTCGATCACCGAGAACCTGTTCCTCGGCAACGAGCAGGCGCGGCGCGGCGTCATCGACTGGTCGGCGGCGACGCTGCGCGCCCGCGGGCTGCTGCGGACGGTCGGTCTGAACGAGCCGCCGGAAACGCTGATCACCGACCTGGGCGTCGGCAAGCAGCAGCTCGTCGAGATCGCCAAGGCGCTGGCGAAGGAGGTGAAGCTCCTGATCCTGGACGAGCCGACCGCCAGCCTGAACGAGAGCGACAGCGACGCCCTGCTGTCCCTGCTGCTGCAGTTCAAGCGGCGCGGCATCTCCTCCATCCTGATCTCGCACAAGCTGAACGAGATCGCCAAGGTGGCGGACCGGGTGACGATCCTGCGCGACGGCACGACGGTGGAGACGCTGGACTGCCATCACGGGCCGATCAGCCAGGACCGCATCATCCGCGGCATGGTGGGGCGCGAGCTGTCCGACCGCTATCCGCGCCGCGACCACCGTCCCGGCGACGTCCTGTTCGAGGTGAAGGACTGGAACGCCGACCACCCGGTCCATCCCGGACGGCGCGTCGTCAAGGACGTGAACCTGACCGTCCGCCGCGGCGAGGTGGTGGGCATCGCCGGGCTGATGGGCGCCGGCCGCACCGAATTCGCCATGAGCCTGTTCGGCCGCTCCTACGGCCAGAACATCCGCGGCCGGGCCTATCTCGACGGGCGGGAGATCGACGTCTCGACCATCAGCCGGGCGATGCGCAACGGGCTGGCCTATGCGACGGAGGACCGCAAGCATTACGGCCTCGTCCTCGACAACGACATCCGCCACAACGTCACGCTCGCCAACCTGAACGGCGTGGCGAAGGGCGGCGTCATCGACCATGAGCGGGAGATCCGCGTCGCGGAGGATTTCCGGCGCCGGCTGCGCATCCGCTGCTCCGGCATCTTCCAGCAGACGGTCAACCTGTCGGGCGGCAACCAGCAGAAGGTCGTGCTCAGCAAGTGGCTGTTCGCGGACCCGCAGGTGCTGATCCTGGACGAGCCGACCCGCGGCATCGACGTCGGCGCCAAGTACGAGATCTACACCATCGTCAACCAGCTCGTCGCCGAGGGGCGGGGGGTCATCCTGATCTCGTCCGAGATGCCGGAACTGCTGGGGGTGGCGGACCGGATCTACGTGATGAACGAGGGCGCGCTGGTCGCCGAGATGCCGGCCGCCGAGGCCAGCCAGGAGAAAATCATGCGGGCGATCATGTCGTCCGGGGAGACGCTGCAATGA
- the mmsB gene encoding multiple monosaccharide ABC transporter permease, with amino-acid sequence MSAEINLPAPASQQSPEGSLGRFVKSHMRDYGMLLSLVAIVLFFEYMTGGTLLQPLNLTNLVLQNSYIVIMALGMLLVIVAGHIDLSVGSVVGFIGALAAILMVRYGLHFIPTTILCLLVGAAIGAAQGYWVAYFRIPSFIVTLAGMLVFRGLSLTLLAGQSVGPFPVEFQRLSSGFIPDLFGVQGVHMTTLLLCGAVALALVGLNLATRLRRQRLEIEQEPLVLFVGKNLVLAGGMTYLGYLMASYKGLPNVLIIMSLLIALYAFVTRDTTIGRRVYAMGGNEKAAKLSGIDTRRLSFYTFVNMGVLAALAGLIFAARLNTATPKAGVSFELDVIAACFIGGASASGGVGKVTGAVIGAFIMGVMNNGMSILGIGIDWQQVIKGLVLLAAVFFDVYNKNKG; translated from the coding sequence ATGAGTGCCGAGATCAATCTTCCCGCCCCCGCCTCCCAGCAGTCGCCCGAAGGATCGCTGGGCCGGTTCGTGAAGAGCCACATGCGCGATTACGGCATGCTGCTGTCGCTGGTCGCCATCGTCCTGTTCTTCGAATACATGACCGGCGGCACGCTGCTGCAGCCGCTGAACCTGACCAACCTGGTCCTGCAGAACAGCTACATCGTCATCATGGCGCTGGGCATGCTGCTGGTGATCGTGGCGGGCCACATCGACCTGTCGGTCGGGTCGGTGGTGGGGTTCATCGGCGCGCTCGCCGCCATCCTGATGGTGCGCTACGGCCTGCACTTCATCCCGACGACGATCCTCTGCCTGCTGGTCGGCGCGGCCATCGGCGCGGCGCAGGGCTATTGGGTCGCCTATTTCCGCATCCCCTCCTTCATCGTCACGCTGGCCGGCATGCTGGTGTTCCGCGGCCTCAGCCTGACGCTGCTGGCCGGCCAGTCGGTCGGCCCCTTCCCGGTGGAGTTCCAGCGCCTCAGCTCCGGCTTCATCCCGGACCTGTTCGGGGTCCAGGGCGTCCACATGACGACGCTGCTGCTGTGCGGCGCGGTCGCGCTGGCGCTGGTGGGGCTGAACCTGGCGACCCGGCTGCGCCGCCAGCGCCTGGAGATCGAGCAGGAACCCCTGGTCCTGTTCGTCGGGAAGAACCTGGTGCTGGCCGGCGGCATGACCTACCTCGGCTACCTGATGGCATCCTACAAGGGGCTGCCGAACGTCCTGATCATCATGAGCCTGCTGATCGCGCTCTATGCGTTCGTCACCCGGGACACGACGATCGGGCGGCGCGTCTACGCCATGGGCGGCAACGAGAAGGCGGCCAAGCTGTCCGGCATCGATACCCGCCGGCTCAGCTTCTACACCTTCGTCAACATGGGCGTGCTGGCGGCGCTGGCCGGCCTGATCTTCGCCGCGCGCCTGAACACGGCGACGCCGAAAGCCGGCGTTTCCTTCGAACTGGATGTCATCGCCGCCTGTTTCATCGGCGGGGCGTCGGCGTCGGGCGGTGTCGGCAAGGTCACCGGCGCGGTGATCGGCGCCTTCATCATGGGCGTGATGAACAACGGCATGTCGATCCTCGGCATCGGCATCGACTGGCAGCAGGTCATCAAGGGCCTGGTGCTGCTCGCCGCGGTGTTCTTCGACGTCTACAACAAGAACAAGGGCTGA
- a CDS encoding Gfo/Idh/MocA family protein, with the protein MSRPTLGIVGVGKIARDQHLPSIAETGSFELAALVSPHGTGLEGDGPEGVPTFRSQEEMLAALPRLDAVALCTPPSVRHGLAAAALAAGKHVLVEKPPAATVSELHDLVAVAARNRRVLFTAWHSQFNPAVEAARERLAGAAIRAVRIDWKEDVRRWHPGQEWIWQPGGFGVFDPGINALSILTRIMPAPLFVREAELLVPENRETPIAVTMTLRAAAGAPVGPVSVEFDFRQEGEQTWTIAVELEDGRRLELTHGGTRLFVDGTPVLSEPDSEYRRIYRRFRRLIDEGTSDVDAAPLHLVADAWSVGRRRTTAAFHW; encoded by the coding sequence ATGAGCAGACCGACACTGGGCATCGTCGGCGTGGGCAAGATCGCCCGCGACCAGCATCTGCCCTCCATCGCCGAGACCGGCAGCTTCGAGCTGGCGGCGCTGGTCAGCCCGCACGGGACCGGGCTGGAAGGCGACGGGCCCGAGGGCGTGCCGACCTTCCGCAGCCAGGAGGAGATGCTGGCCGCCCTGCCCCGGCTCGACGCGGTCGCGCTCTGCACGCCGCCCTCGGTCCGCCACGGGCTGGCGGCGGCGGCGCTGGCGGCCGGCAAGCATGTGCTGGTGGAAAAGCCGCCGGCCGCCACCGTGTCCGAGCTGCACGACCTCGTCGCCGTCGCCGCCCGCAACCGGCGGGTCCTGTTCACCGCCTGGCATTCGCAGTTCAACCCGGCGGTGGAGGCGGCGCGCGAGCGGCTGGCCGGCGCCGCCATCCGGGCCGTGCGGATCGACTGGAAGGAGGATGTCCGGCGCTGGCATCCCGGCCAGGAGTGGATCTGGCAGCCCGGCGGCTTCGGGGTGTTCGATCCTGGGATCAACGCCCTGTCGATCCTGACCCGCATCATGCCGGCGCCCCTCTTCGTCCGCGAGGCGGAACTGCTGGTGCCGGAGAACCGCGAGACGCCGATCGCCGTCACGATGACGCTGCGCGCCGCCGCCGGCGCCCCCGTCGGCCCGGTGTCGGTCGAGTTCGACTTCCGGCAGGAGGGCGAGCAGACCTGGACCATCGCGGTCGAGCTGGAGGACGGCCGCCGGCTGGAGTTGACCCACGGCGGCACGCGCCTGTTCGTCGACGGCACCCCGGTGCTGTCCGAGCCCGACAGCGAATACCGCCGCATCTATCGCCGTTTCCGGCGGTTGATCGACGAGGGGACGAGCGACGTGGACGCCGCCCCGCTGCATCTGGTCGCCGACGCCTGGTCCGTCGGCCGCCGCAGGACGACCGCAGCCTTTCACTGGTGA
- a CDS encoding IlvD/Edd family dehydratase, with protein sequence MSDPTHAGKPAAPQKTLRSRAWFDNPDNPDMTALYLERYLNFGLTREELQSGKPIIGIAQTGSDLSPCNRHHLVLAERIRDGIRAAGGIPMEFPVHPIQETGKRPTAALDRNLAYLGLVEVLYGYPLDGVVLTIGCDKTTPACLMAAATVNIPAIALSVGPMLNGWFRGERTGSGTIVWRARQMMAAGEIDYQGFVELVASSAPSTGYCNTMGTATTMNSLTEVLGMQLPGSAAIPAPYRERQQAAFETGKRIVEMVEQDIKPSDILTRDAFLNAIAVNSAIGGSTNAPIHLNAIARHVGVELSVDDWQTHGYEIPLLVNLQPAGEYLGEDYHHAGGVPAVVSQLISRGLIREDAMNVNGRTIGENCRDKPILDERVIRPFDSPLKEKAGFVVLRGNLFGSAIMKTSVISEEFRERYLSNPDDPDAFEGKVVVFDGPEDYHHRIDDPDLGVDAYTILVMRGTGPIGYPGGAEVVNMRPPAHLIKQGVHSLPCIGDGRQSGTSGSPSILNAAPEAAAGGGLALLKSGDRIRIDLKTGAADMLVPEEELQARRAALEADGGYRYPASQTPWQEIQRGMVEQLDEGMVLKPAVKYQRVAQTFGIPRDNH encoded by the coding sequence ATGTCCGATCCCACCCACGCAGGCAAGCCCGCCGCACCGCAGAAGACGCTGCGCTCCCGCGCGTGGTTCGACAATCCAGACAACCCCGACATGACGGCGCTGTACCTGGAGCGCTACCTGAACTTCGGCCTGACGCGGGAGGAGCTGCAGTCCGGCAAGCCGATCATCGGCATCGCCCAGACCGGCTCCGACCTCAGCCCGTGCAACCGCCACCATCTCGTGCTGGCCGAGCGGATCCGCGACGGCATCCGGGCCGCCGGCGGCATTCCGATGGAGTTCCCCGTCCACCCGATCCAGGAGACCGGCAAGCGGCCGACCGCCGCGCTCGACCGCAACCTCGCCTATCTCGGGCTGGTCGAGGTGCTGTACGGCTATCCGCTGGACGGCGTGGTGCTGACCATCGGCTGCGACAAGACCACCCCGGCCTGCCTGATGGCCGCCGCGACGGTCAACATTCCGGCCATCGCCCTGTCGGTCGGGCCGATGCTGAACGGCTGGTTCCGCGGCGAGCGGACCGGGTCGGGCACCATCGTGTGGCGTGCCCGCCAGATGATGGCGGCGGGCGAGATCGACTATCAGGGCTTCGTCGAGCTGGTGGCCTCCTCGGCCCCCTCCACCGGCTACTGCAACACCATGGGCACCGCCACGACGATGAATTCGCTGACGGAGGTGCTGGGCATGCAGCTCCCCGGCAGCGCCGCGATTCCGGCGCCCTACCGCGAGCGCCAGCAGGCCGCCTTCGAGACCGGCAAGCGCATCGTCGAGATGGTCGAGCAGGACATCAAGCCGTCGGACATCCTGACGCGCGACGCCTTCCTCAACGCCATCGCCGTCAATTCCGCCATCGGCGGCTCCACCAACGCGCCCATCCACCTGAACGCCATCGCCCGCCATGTCGGGGTGGAGCTGTCGGTGGACGACTGGCAGACCCACGGCTACGAGATCCCGCTGCTGGTCAACCTGCAGCCGGCCGGCGAGTATCTCGGCGAGGACTATCATCATGCCGGCGGCGTGCCGGCGGTCGTGTCGCAGCTCATCAGCCGCGGCCTGATCCGCGAGGACGCGATGAACGTCAACGGCAGGACCATCGGCGAGAACTGCCGCGACAAGCCGATCCTGGACGAGCGGGTGATCCGCCCCTTCGACAGTCCCCTGAAGGAGAAGGCCGGATTCGTCGTGCTGCGCGGCAACCTGTTCGGCAGCGCCATCATGAAGACCAGCGTGATCTCCGAGGAGTTCCGCGAGCGCTACCTGTCGAACCCCGACGATCCCGACGCCTTCGAAGGCAAGGTCGTGGTGTTCGACGGGCCGGAGGACTATCACCACCGCATCGACGATCCGGATCTGGGCGTCGACGCCTATACGATCCTGGTCATGCGCGGGACCGGCCCGATCGGCTATCCCGGCGGGGCCGAGGTCGTGAACATGCGGCCCCCGGCCCACCTCATCAAGCAGGGCGTCCATTCCCTGCCCTGCATCGGCGACGGCCGCCAGTCGGGCACCTCGGGCTCCCCCTCGATCCTGAACGCGGCACCCGAGGCCGCGGCGGGCGGCGGGCTGGCCCTGCTGAAGAGCGGCGACCGCATCCGCATCGACCTGAAGACCGGTGCCGCCGACATGCTGGTCCCGGAGGAGGAGCTGCAGGCCCGGCGCGCCGCGCTGGAAGCGGACGGCGGCTACCGGTATCCGGCGTCGCAGACCCCCTGGCAGGAGATCCAGCGCGGCATGGTGGAGCAGCTCGACGAGGGCATGGTGCTGAAGCCGGCGGTGAAGTACCAGCGCGTCGCCCAGACCTTCGGCATCCCGCGCGACAACCACTGA
- a CDS encoding SMP-30/gluconolactonase/LRE family protein, protein MDIDARCLWPAGAILGEGPLWSPGRNAVYAVDIRGSRILRLSLADGARTVWPMEEAACWLVERRDGDGFVAGLRSRRVVHLRLDGPHPEIVAELARLEDHATANRLNDAKADPLGRLWIGSMHDAEEEASGALHCLHPDGTVVRVDPGYTVANGPALSPDGRTLYHTDSFTRTIYAFTRHADGTLSDRRVHLRFAEADGFPDGMTCDAEGGLWVAHWDGGRVSRFLPDGTPERIVRLPVSRVTSCTFAGRDLDRLIITTAAHERPGEPLAGGIFECVPGVAGLPPDRFG, encoded by the coding sequence ATGGACATCGACGCACGCTGCCTCTGGCCGGCCGGCGCCATCCTCGGCGAGGGGCCCTTGTGGTCGCCGGGCCGGAACGCCGTCTATGCCGTGGACATCCGCGGGTCGCGCATCCTGCGGCTGTCGCTCGCGGATGGGGCACGGACCGTCTGGCCGATGGAGGAGGCGGCCTGCTGGCTGGTGGAGCGCCGCGACGGCGACGGGTTCGTCGCCGGGCTGCGCAGCCGGCGGGTGGTCCATCTGCGCCTCGACGGCCCGCATCCGGAGATCGTGGCGGAGCTGGCCCGGCTGGAGGACCATGCCACGGCCAACCGCCTGAACGACGCCAAGGCCGACCCGCTGGGCCGGCTGTGGATCGGGTCGATGCACGATGCCGAGGAGGAGGCGTCGGGCGCCCTGCACTGCCTCCACCCGGACGGCACGGTGGTCCGCGTCGATCCCGGCTACACGGTCGCCAACGGCCCCGCCCTGTCGCCGGACGGGCGCACGCTCTACCACACCGACAGCTTCACCCGGACCATCTACGCCTTCACGCGGCATGCGGACGGCACGCTGTCCGACCGGCGGGTACATCTCCGCTTCGCCGAGGCCGACGGCTTCCCGGACGGCATGACCTGCGATGCCGAGGGCGGGCTGTGGGTCGCCCACTGGGACGGCGGCCGGGTCAGCCGCTTCCTGCCGGACGGGACGCCGGAGCGGATCGTCCGGCTGCCGGTGTCGCGCGTCACCTCCTGCACCTTCGCCGGCCGCGATCTCGACCGGCTGATCATCACGACCGCCGCCCACGAGCGGCCCGGCGAGCCGCTGGCCGGCGGCATCTTCGAGTGCGTCCCCGGCGTGGCCGGCCTGCCGCCGGACCGCTTCGGGTAA